The Meiothermus sp. CFH 77666 genome segment AGGCCGAGCAGACTCAATCACGCTCTCAGGGTAGGCCGGCGGGTGTTTTTCAACAGTATTCCAGACTAAGCACTAACCAACCGTTTAGTTGTAAGGATTCCAGGTAACTCCACTTCCAGGGAGCGTTCCACTAAGGAAAAAGCGCCGCGCATGTGGGCGGGGTCGGCGGTATTGCCCATTTTGAGCTGCCGGTACTGATCCAGGGTGATGGGGCTCATGGGCAGGGGAGAGAGGAGCGGAACCACCCGATCCATCAGCGCCAGCGGGATGGGCAGCAGGGGTTTTCGAGAGCCCAGGGTATCGCGCACCAGCAGCAGTAATTCGCGGAAGGTGTACTCTTTGGGCCCCACCAGGTTGTAACTGCGGTGAAGGGTGTGGGGGCGGCTCAGGGCCTGTTCAAAAGCCAGGGCCACATCGCCCACCCAGATGGGGCGGAACACAAAGCTGCCATCGCCAATTTGGGGGATGAAGGGAATGGGGGCGGTGACCAGCCCTTTCAAAATGCCCCCAAAGAACTCGTCGCCCTGGCCGAAAATCAGGCTGGGGCGCAGAATGGTCCAGTCCAGTCCGGAGGCCTGTACCAGCTCCTCACCTTCGGCCTTGGTCTCGTAGTAGCGGCTGCCGGTACCCCGGGCGGTGCCCAGCGCCGACATGTGTACAAAACGTCGAATACCCGCGGCCCTGGCTGCTGCCAAACTGTGGCGCACCCCTTCCACGTGAGCCTGACGGAAGGTCTGGTCGCCCCGTTCGCGGATGATGCCCACCAGGTAGATCAGGGCTTCCTGGCCCTGGGCCGCCTCGAGCAGACCCTCGTCTTTGGCGGCATCGGCCATCACGTAGCGCACCCCTGCAAGCGGGCCTTCGCCCCGCCTCGAGGCCACCGTAACCTGGTGGCCCTGCTCCAGCAGGTGCCGCGCCAGGTGGGTGCCCACATAGCCGCTGCCGCCGACGATGAGTACCTTCATAAACCCTCTAAACGGCTTGTAGCATCCGGCTTTCGGCCTCGAGCTCCAGGGTCTTGCGGTCTACCAGGTAAATTTTGCGATAGCCGGTGTCCAGGATGCCCTCGTGGCGCAGGTCGGAGAGCAGCTTGCTGACCGACTCACGGGTGGAAGCGGTGGCGTCGGCGATTTCTTCGTGGCTGGCAGTAACGTAAACCCCGCGTTCGTCCTGGCCCTTGGCGGCGGTGGCGGCCAGGTAGAGCAGGTAGCGGCAGATGCGGCTGCGCAGTTCGCCCCACTGAAGGTGGGTCTCGTAGGCCTGTACCTGTACCATCTGGCTGGCCAGGCTTCCGGCCAGGGCCCGCAGGTCGTCGTTGGAGAGGGTTTTGGGATCCACGGCAAAAGCAGCCGCCTCGGTCAGGGCTTCGGCAGTGTACCGGTACTGCCGCTCCGAAAGGGCTTCTTCCCCGAAGTAATCACCCGGCAGCACGTGACGCAGGGTGAGCTGGCGTCCATCGGGCAGAATCTCGATGATGCGCACCAGGCCGCGCTCGAGGTGATAAAGCACCTCCGCACGGTCGCCAGCCCGATAGATCACTTCTTTTCTACGCACCTTTTTCATAAAGCCTCCTTGAACAGGACTTGCGAGATTGCAGCATGGCAGAAAGACGACGATTTTGCCCCACAGGGAGCGCCCCCCTGGAAAAGCCCAGCCCTACCACAAGCCTGCCTCCTTCAGGGCTGCCGAGAGCAGCTCGGCCAGCTCCCGGGGGTCGTTGCCCATGTAGCGTGCACCCAGCCGTTCCACCGAACGGGGGTCGTTGGCGGCGGCGCGCCCGCCCACCACAACCAGTGGGGCCAGGTGGCGGAGGGCCTGATGGGGAAGCGACTCGAGGGAAACCGGCTGGGCCGCAGAAAGCACAATGGCTTTGGCCCCGGTGCGCTCGGCGAAGGATTTGAGGTCGGCCAGGGGGGTATTGGGGCCCAGGTAGTGCACGGTGTAGCCGGCTCGGCGCAGGAACAATGCGGTAATCAGGCTCCCGATCTCGTGCTGCTCCCCCGGCAGGGTCGAGACCACCAGGGTGGGCCCCAGCGAACCGCCCATCAGATTGAGCAGGCCCTGCAAGGAGCCGCGCAGGTAGGTGCTGGCAAAGTGCTCCTGGGCGGTGCTGACCCGGCCGATGTGCCAGCCATCCCCAATGCGGCGCAGGCAGGGTGAGATGACGTCCATGATGACGGTCTCCATGGGGTGGAGCTTGTAAGCCTCCGATAGAATCCGTTCGGCGGCTTCGGTATCGGCGTGAAGCAGGGCTTCCTCGAGCTCAAGCGAGAGGGTTTCGGGGGGGCGGGGCCCTTCCTGGGTCAGGCCCTCGAGGTAGCGCCTGACCGCCTGGGCGGGGGCTACCCCCTCGGCAATCCATTGCTTGATCTGTCGCAGGGCCTCGAGGTCGGTCTCGCTGTACAACCTGTGTCCACCCGGCGAGCGCTCGGGCCGGGGAAAACCATAGCGCCGCTCCCACTGGCGGAGGAGCGCAGAAGACAGATTGGTGCGTTCCTCCACTTCGGCGATGGTGTAAACCCCTAGATCGTTGCGCATAAGTAAATCCCTTTGTTACAAAATAAGCTACACTACTGTCTAAGTTTTGTCAAGGATATACCCAATACTGTGCAAAATATGTACAAGTTTAGGAATGCCTCCGAAAGACGTACTCAACATGAACAAACCTATCCCTGATCAAAGAAAGCCCCTGCCCCTTACACTGGCCGCTCGAACCAACCTCTGGCCCATTACGGCCTACGGCTATGAGATCTGGCGCAAGCGAGCTCTCTCGCTGCTGGCCGGAAGACCCTTTCCCCTCGAGGAGGAGCTAGGCCTGATGGTCAGAGCGGTTCAACCCGTGGCCGGCCTGACCTTTTTGGATCTGGGCACTTCTACGGGCCTGTATGCAAGGGCTTTGCTCGAGGCTGGGGCGGCCAGGGCTTACGCCCTCGACCTGTCGCCAACCATGCTCAAAGTGGCGCTCCAGAAGGCCGGGGGAGATGCCGGTTTCGTACCCTTGCTGGCCCGTGCCGAGGCCATTCCCTTGCCCGATGTCTCGGTGGATGGGGTGGTGGTGGGGGGCAGTTGGAACGAATTCCCCCATCCCCAGTCGGTGGTGGACGAGATGTACAGGGTGCTTAAGCCGGGCGGGCGGCTCTGGATTATGTTTAGCCATCGTTCTGGAAGCTTTGTTCAGCGGTTGTTAGAGTGGAGCGGGTTGCGTTTTCCAGACCTGGTTGATTTACTAACAGTGCTTCGCGCAAAGGGTTTCAGGGTGGAAGGTTGGCGAGAGGGGTCGGTAGGATTTGTGACAGGGACAAAAGTCCCAACCCGTCAGTAGACGCATAGTAGGCCCATACGGGAGAGACAGGAGACCAGCATGGAACCCAACTGGCAAGCGGTATCGGAAATTATCCGTCGCCACTCGGCCACGTTTTATTACGGTAGCTTGCTGTTCAAGGGCGAGGCCCGCAAGGGCGCCTGGGCCGTGTATGCGGCTTGCCGCATTGGGGACGACGCCGTGGATGAGTCGACCAACCCGCTGGCCGATTTGAACGAATGGTGGGCCGGCATCGAACGGGCCTACGCCGGGATGCCCAGAGAAGACTGGGAAGTGGCCCTGGCCTGGGCCCTGGAGCGCTGGGAGATTCCCCATCAAGCCTTTGCCGACATGAAAGAGGGCTTTCTGGCCGACCTAAACCCGGTGCGCCTGGAAACCCTGGACGAGCTATACGCCTACTGCTACCGGGTGGCCGGCACGGTGGGTTTGATGATCGCGCCCATTGGCGGCGCAGGGGAAGCAGGCCGCGGGGCGGCCATCAAGCTGGGCCAGGCCATGCAGCTTACCAACTGCTTGCGTGACGTGGGCGAAGACCTGGCGCTGGGGCGGGTGTATCTGCCCGCCGAGCTGATGCACAAGCACGAGGTGTCCATCGAAGACCTGCGCCAGGGCTGTATCAGCCCGCGCTACGTGGCCTTGATGCGCGAACTGGCTGCCGAGGCCCGCCGGCTCTACCGCGAGGGCCTGGGGGGCCTCAAATACCTCCAGACCGGGCGCGGGGCCATTGCCCTGGCCGCCCTGCAATACCAGGGCATTCTGGACAAGCTCGAGCTGATGGGCTGGGACAACCTCTCGAGGCGGGCCTCGCTTTCCACCTACGAGCGGGTGATGCTCCTGCCCAAGGCCATCTGGCTGCGGGGCGCGTAGGGCTTGATCGTGGGATGAAAAGCCAGGGAATTAGCGGTTGCCAACAGACGGCCCCGCCGACCACTGGCGTATGATGCTGCCGGTATGCCGGATTTTGACGTGGTAGTTGTGGGCGCGGGGCACAACGCGCTGGTGACGGCGGCCTACCTGGCCCAGGCAGGGTACCGGGTGGGGGTGTTTGAGCGGCGCAAGGTGCCGGGCGGGGCGGTCTCGACCATAGACCACGAGGGCTTCCGCTTCGACCTGGGGGGCAGTGCGCATATTTTGATTCGCCTGACCCCCATCCCGGACGAACTGGAGTTGTACCAGCACGGGCTGGAGTACCTCGAGCTCGACCCCCTCTTTCACGCCTCCGACGCCAAAGAGAGCTGGTTTGTCTGGCGCGACCCCGAGCGCACGGCGGCAGAGCTGGACGAGCGCTACCCCGGCCAGGGGGCGGCCTACCGCCGCTTCATGCGCGACTGGATGCCCTTTGGCCAGGCTGTCAAAGAGGCGTTCCTGGCTTCGCCCAGCCCCCTCAACCTGGGGCAGAAGATGATCTGGGGGGCGGGCTTTGGGCGCGACTGGCAGAAGCGGCTGCCGCAGATTCTGCGCCCCTATGGCGACGTGGCGCGGGAGTACTTCAGCGAGGAGCGGGTGCGGGCCCCCCTGGTCTGGATGGCGGCGCAGTCCGGCCCGCCCCCTTCCGACCCGCTCTCGTCGCCGTTTTTGCTCTGGCACCCGCTTTATCATGTGGGCGGGGTGGCCCGGCCCCGAGGGGGCTCGGGGGGGCTGTCGCAGGCGCTGGTGCGGGCCCTCGAGGCCAAAGGGGGGCGGGTACACCTGGAGAGCCCGGTCACGCAGATAGTGCTCGAGGGTTCAAAAGCCGTGGGTATCCGCTTGCAGGATGGCCAGAGCGTGAGCGCCCGGGCAGTGGTGGCCGGGGCGCATATCCAGAAAACCCTGGGTCTGCTGCCCCCCGACCGAACCCCCGAGGTGGCCAGGGGCCTGCGGGTGGGCAACGGCTTCGGCCTGATTCTGCGGCTGGGCCTCTCTGAGAAACTGCGCTACCAGACCCACCCCGGCGATGAATCGCGCATTGGCCTGGGGCTTTTCATCACCGATGAGCTGCAACTGAACCGGGCCTACGGCGACTACCTTTCGGGCGAGCCCACCCGCGACCCGCCCCTGATTGCCATGAGCTTTAGCGCGGTGGACCCCACCCTGGCCCCACCAGGGGGCGAGACGCTCTGGCTGTGGGCCCAGTACTACCCCTACCGGCTGGCCTCGGGAAGCTGGGAAACCCGGGCCCAGGAGGCCCGCGAAGGGGTAATCCGGAGCTTTGAGCGCTTCGACCCCGAGATCCGCCGCAAGATTGTGGCCGAGCTGATCCAGACGCCGCTCTGGCTGGAAAACGAGTTTGCCATGCCCAGCGGCAACGTGATGCACCTGGAGATGACCCCCGACCAGATGTTCATGTTCCGCCCCTGGCTGGGGGCCCACGAGTACCGCTTCCCCGGCGTGAAGGGGCTCTACCTGACCGGGGCCAGCACCCATCCGGGCGGGGGCATTATGGGGGCTAGCGGGCGCAACGCAGCCCGCGTGCTGCTCAGGGATTTGAGCCGGAAGCGGGTCTAAAGAGACCCTTCAATCCAGGGCCTGGTTGGAACCCGGTGGCAGCAGGCTCAAAATCAGCAGATGCTCCGGCAGAATGATGTAAATCAGGCGGTAGCCTTCGCCGAAGACCGCTTGACGAACATCGCTGCGTCCAGATCTGCTGATGGGGGCGATGGGGGCCGATTCCTCAAACATCTGGATATGCTCGAGGGTTCGATTCAGCGCGGCCTCGAAGCGCTCGAGGCGCTTTGGGCTCAGCTCGAGACGAAGAGAGTCACGTTGTTCTTCCGCCCCGGTGGCCCACTCAACGCTTCGCACGGGGCCGGACTCCCTCAAAGGCTGGGTGTTCACCCTGCGCCAGCTCCATCAAGCTGTCCACTGCCTGCCGAGCCGCCTCGTAGTTGCTGATCAGTTCCTGATATGCCTCGATGCTCATGATTACCGCAGCAGCCCGTCCGCTCTGGGTTAGCAGCACCGGGCTTTTGCGCTCGCGGATGCGCTGCATAATTTTGGCCAGGTTGTTGCGAAAATCGGTCAAGGGGACGATATCTTCCTGGGGATTTTGAATCTTGATCACAAATCTAGTGTACACCTTTATGTACAAAACCATGTTGAGAAAAACGACGTTGCATTGCCAGGCTTCGGTGCAAGGAGGGGTTGCAACCAGAGTTTGTGCAGGGGCATTGTCCGGCTTTGTAATCTCGGCTAGTCCGGGCCTGCTGTGGGGGCGTAGCCTGGTACAAGGTGAGCGAGCTTTACGACTACATCATTGCCGGAGCGGGCGCGGCGGGCCTGAGCCTGGCCTACCACCTGATAGAGGCCGGCTTGCATGAACAGCGTATTTTGTTGCTCGACCGGGCGCCCAAGACCGCCAACGACCGCACCTGGTGCTTCTGGGAAGTGGGGGAGGGCCCCTTCGAGCGCGTGGTGTTTCGCAAGTGGAACCAAATCTGGTTTCACGGTGAAGGGATTTCCAGGCGACTGGAGATTGCCCCCTACGCCTACAAGATGATCCGGGGGCTGGACTTTTACGCGTTCATGAACCGGTGGGTTGCGGAGCAACCCAACATTACCGTTCGATACGGCGAAATCTCGCACATCGTGGAACGGGAGGGAGGGGTAGAGGTGGGGCTCGAGGGGCAGACCTTCCGGGGCCGGTGGGCCTTCAGCAGCCTGTACCAACCGCCCCCCCGGAACCCCCGCTATCACTACCTGCTCCAGCACTTCAAGGGCTGGGTGGTCAAGACCCCCGGGACAGTGTTCGATACAGAGGCGGCCACCTTTATGGACTTCCGGGTGGCGCAGCAGGGGGCGGTGCGGTTTGCGTATGTCCTGCCCTTCGATGCCCAGACCGCGCTGGTGGAGTACACCCTGTTCTCGCCCGAGCTGCTGGCCCCGGAAGCCTACGATGCGGGCCTGCGCGAGTACCTCGAGGGTATTCTGGGCCTGGGAAGCTACGAAATCCTCGAGAGCGAGTTTGGCATCATCCCCATGACCGATGCCCCCTTTCCCCGCCGACAAAGCGCCCACATAATCAATATCGGCATGGCCGGGGGCCGCACCAAAGCCTCGACCGGCTACACCTTCCGGCGCATTCTGAAGGAGTCGCGCCGCATTGCCCAAGCGCTCCGCCAGACCGGGCAGCCCTTTTACCCGGAGCCCGCCTTCAACCGACACGCCTTCATGGACAGCGTGCTTTTGAACGTCCTGGAAAAAGAGCGCAGCCCCGGCAAGCAGGTTTTTAGCGACCTCTTCCGCAAAAACCCCCCCGAGCGGGTGCTGCGCTTTTTGGACGAAGAGACTGGCCTTCTCCAGGATTTGCAAATTATGGCCAGTGTGGACATACCGGCCTTTGTGGAGGCGACGCTCGAGGTCATCGGGCGGCGCCTAGGCAGGCGGGAGCCGGGCCGGGTGGCCCCCAGGCGAGGGTAGCGGTGGACATTTTGTTGCTTACGCTGGGGATGCTTTTGCTGGCCTGGGGCGGCCTGGCCTGGCTGCGGCCACAGGGTTCTATAGCCGGCCCGGCCTGGCTGCGCTGGCTGGGGGGCCTGGGCGGCATGGGCCTGGCCCTCCTGGGTGCGGTGCTGCTGGTGCTGGGCTGGAATGGGCTATTGGGCGCGGCCCTGGCGGTGTGGGGCTGTGGGCTGGCGGTGCTGGCGGTCTGGGGTGGCGACCTGCTCTGGGCTCTCCGCCGAACGCTGGCCGTGGTAGCGGGGGGGGCTTTGCTGATGGGCGGGGGGCTCTCCTGGTTGGCGGGGGGCCGGGTCGAGCTGGGGGTCTGGGCGCTGCTATCGGCAACCGTGGCGGCGCAGGCGCTCTGGCTTTTGCGGCAGCCCGAGGCCCTGGCACGGCTCCGGTGGCTGCAAACCCACCTGAAGCCCTGGATGGTGCTCCTGGCCCTGGCGGTGCTGGTGCGGATTCCGGTGCCGCTGTGGCTCGAGGGCTTTGCCCTGATTAGCCTGGTGCAGATGTCGCTCATCAGTCTGGCCGCGCTGTGGTGGGGCTTCACGCAGATAGGGGCCCGGATTGGCCTGCTGTTTGGCCTGGCCTTTGCCCTGGGCTTGGGGGTGGAGCTTTTGGGCAGCAAAACCGGCCTGCCCTTTGGGCTCTACACCTACCAGGGGGCCCCGCCGCCCACCGTGCTGGGCGTGCCCCTCATCGTGCCGCTGGGCTGGTTTTCCCTGGTGCTCTCGGCGCATGGGCTGGCCGGGGGGCGGCCCTGGCTGACCGGGCTTCTGGTGGTGGCCTGGGATCTGGGCCTGGAAGCCCTGATGCCTGCCAAGGGCTACTGGACTTGGCAGGATCCCCACCCCCTCTGGTACGGCGCACCTTTGCAGAACTACCTGGCCTGGTTTGCGGTGGGTTTTGTGATTTCCTGGATGTATGGTCGGCTGGGGCCCGGGTTGCACCGGAACCGGTCTTTTGGCTGGGCGTACCGCCTCGAGGCCCTGTTTATTCCGGTAGGGCTGGCCCTGTTTGGCCTGTGGCCGGCGGCTTTGGTGTGTGGCCTGGCCATGAATCTGCTGGCCTGGAGTGAATATCTGCGCGGATGGGCGGGGGAGAGATTCGGGCGGATAGCCGATAGCCGATAGCCGGCGCAATGAAGGAAGCGAAACGGGCCGTGCTCACCCTTGCAGTACCTGAAGCTGAAGGCCGAAAGCCACTCGGCTCGAGGCCTACGACCGCTCTCGCCGCACAAGCCTTATATCGTTTTCCCCTTACCCTCTCCCCTTGCGGGAGAGGGTGGCGACACCGGCCAGTTTGGTACTGATTTTGCCGAATAAAACGTCTCTAACGGTAACCCGGTGTCGACGGGTGAGGGGTTGCAAAAACGATGTCCATGCAAATGATAAGAGCCTCTCTCGCTGCACTACCCCCTCGACCTTCGGCGGTTGGCCCTGGTAGGGTGTAACCGTTATGCGACCCTGGGAACGATTGCTGGCCGCCTTCTTCCGGGTGCTGTTTGGGCGTTCGGTGCGGCGGGGGTTGCGGGGGGTATGGGTGCGAGGTGCGCTGCCGGAGGGGGCTTTTGTGCTGGCGAGCAACCACCATTCCTGGTGGGATAGCTATCTGCTGCCGGTTTTGTTCTGGAACGCCCGACGGCCTTTCAAAATTGTGGTGGGGGAGCGTCGCCTGCGCGAGTTCGCTTTTTTTCGCCACCTCGACACGGTCTCGGCGGCCAGGCCCCGTGAGGGCCTGCGGGCCCTGGCGCACGGCGAGGTACTGATCGTTTTTCCGGAAGGTGAGCTGCGGCCTCCGGGGGCGCTGGGTGAGCTGAACAAAGGGGTGGTCTGGTTTGCCGAGAGGGCAGGGGTGCCGGTGGTGCCGGTGGCCTCGAGGGTTGCCCTGCGCGGGCACGAGTTTGCCGAGGCTTACCTGGTGTTCGGCGAACCCCTGGGGCCCGACCTGAACCGGCTGCGTCTGCAGCTAGAACAGATGCTCACCGAGCTGGACCACCAGATTCGCACCGCCCCCGCCGAGGAACCCCTGCCCGGCTTCGAGCGACGTATCGCCGGGCGCCAGAGCACCCACGAGCGCATGGCGGGCTGGGGGGCGGCGCTGGGTAAACTGACGGGAGGACGCTGAAAGCCGAAAGCTCAAACAAGGCCGATGGTTGACCGCTAGTTGACCCCTCGACCCCTGACCCCTATGCCCGCTCTCCTCGATTACGTCCTCTACACAGTCCTGGCCTGGCTGGGCCTGAAGCTCGGCATTCTCCTCCTCAACCTGGGGTTTTTTCCGGTGTTGCGGCGGGAAAAGTTGCGGGGCCCACGCCCCACGGTCTCGCTCCTGGTGCCCGCCCGCAACGAGGCCCACAACTTGCGCGAGACCCTGCCGGGGATGCTCCTGCAAGGGGTGCAGGAGATTCTGGTGCTGGACGACCACTCCACCGATGGCACGGCCCAGGTGGTCGAAGCGTTCAGCCGCCAGGACGCCCGGGTGCGCCTCTTGCCGGGCCTGCCCAAACCCGAGGGCTGGATGGGCAAGACCTGGGCCTGCTTTCAACTGGCCCAGGCCGCCCAGGGGGAGGTACTGCTCTTCAGCGATGCCGACGTGTACTGGCGCAAGCACGGGGTGCGGGCGGTGCTGGCCCGGATGGAGCGGGAGCGCGCCGGGCTGGTCTCGGTCTACCCTCGCCAGATTACCCCCAGCCTGGCCGAGCGGGTACTTTTGCCCCTGATTGACGATGTGCTGCTGTGCTACCTGCCTTATCCGCTCATCGCTACGCCCTTCCCTTCGGCGGCGGCGGCCAACGGGCAGGTGATGGCCTTTACGCGACAGGCCTACCTGTCTGCGGGGGGCCATGCGGCGGTGCGGGGGGAGGTGCTCGAGGACGTACGCCTGGCCCAGAAGACCAAGGCTGCCGGCGAACGCCTGGCAGTAGCCCTGGGGGGCGGGCTGGTCGCGGTGCGGATGTACCGGAGCTTCGCAGAAATTATCGAGGGGCTGGGCAAGAACCTGATCGAGTTCCACGGGAAGAGCCGGGTGTTGCTGGCCCTCTCGTACCTGGGCCACCTGACGGCCTACACGCTGTGCTGGCCGCTGGCCCTGCTCGAGCCGGGGTGGCTCTGGGTGGGTGGTCTGGGGCTCCTGGAGCGCTTGTTGCTGGGCCTCAAGACTGGGCGCGAAGGGTGGGAGTGGGTGCTGGTACCGCTGGCTCCGCTTTTCAGCACGCCCATCTATTTGCGCTCTGGGCAAAAAAGATACACCTGGAAAGGGCGAGAATATACCCGATGAAGGCCATGGTGGTGGGGGCGGGTTTTGCCGGGCTGGCCGCAGCCTTGCGGCTCCGTAGGGCCGGGCTGGAAGTAACGGTGCTGGAGCAGTTTGACCAGCCGGGCGGCAAGGCCATCGGCTGGGAGGGCGTGCCCACCGGCCCCACGGTGCTTACGCTGCCCGAAATTCCCCGCCAGATTCTGGGTGCCTTTGGGCACGAGTTACCCGGGCTCAAACCTGTTTCCCCCCTCACCCGCTATGCCTGGCCCGATGGCCGGGTCTTTGCCCCTGAGCTCGAGCTAGGGGCCACCCTGGCCCAGCTTTCGGCCCAGGAAGCCCGCGATTACCGGCGCTTGCTGGACCAGGCCCGTACGATGTACGAAGGGGCCCGGGAGACCTTCATTTTTGGCCCGCCCCCACAGGTTTTCCGACTCCTGCAGTACGGCTTGCGCGAGGGTGTGAAGGCCCACCCCCTGCAACCCCTCTCGGCCCTGGTGCAGTCGGGCCCCTACCTGACCCCTTTTTTCCTGCGCTTTGCCACCTACCTGGGCGCCAACCCCTACCGGGCCCCGGCGGTGCTGCACAACATCGCCTGGGTGGAGCTGGGGCTGGGGGTGTTTCACCTGCCGGGCGGGATGCGGGCGCTGGCCCAGCAACTCTACGCACTGGCCCGGGCCCAGGGGGTCGAGTTTTTGTTCGGGCACAAGCTGCTCCAGATGCAACACCTGCCGGGGCGGGTGGGGGCCCTGCAAACCGATCAGGGCTGGCACAGCGCCGACCTGTATGTATCGGCGGCGGATCGGCACTTCACCCTGGGGTGGCTCGGCCTGCCGGTACCCCAGGAGGCCCTGGGGGTCTCGGGGTTTGCCGTGCTGATGAAGCTCTCCGAGGCCGTGCCGCTGGGTCATTTCATCTATTTTTCGGCGGACTACCACGCCGAGTGGAACCAGATTGCCGCCGGGCGCTGGCCCCAGGATCCCACCCTCTACCTGCACACCGACGGCGA includes the following:
- a CDS encoding complex I NDUFA9 subunit family protein, producing MKVLIVGGSGYVGTHLARHLLEQGHQVTVASRRGEGPLAGVRYVMADAAKDEGLLEAAQGQEALIYLVGIIRERGDQTFRQAHVEGVRHSLAAARAAGIRRFVHMSALGTARGTGSRYYETKAEGEELVQASGLDWTILRPSLIFGQGDEFFGGILKGLVTAPIPFIPQIGDGSFVFRPIWVGDVALAFEQALSRPHTLHRSYNLVGPKEYTFRELLLLVRDTLGSRKPLLPIPLALMDRVVPLLSPLPMSPITLDQYRQLKMGNTADPAHMRGAFSLVERSLEVELPGILTTKRLVSA
- a CDS encoding cyclic nucleotide-binding domain-containing protein, which produces MKKVRRKEVIYRAGDRAEVLYHLERGLVRIIEILPDGRQLTLRHVLPGDYFGEEALSERQYRYTAEALTEAAAFAVDPKTLSNDDLRALAGSLASQMVQVQAYETHLQWGELRSRICRYLLYLAATAAKGQDERGVYVTASHEEIADATASTRESVSKLLSDLRHEGILDTGYRKIYLVDRKTLELEAESRMLQAV
- a CDS encoding MerR family transcriptional regulator, which codes for MRNDLGVYTIAEVEERTNLSSALLRQWERRYGFPRPERSPGGHRLYSETDLEALRQIKQWIAEGVAPAQAVRRYLEGLTQEGPRPPETLSLELEEALLHADTEAAERILSEAYKLHPMETVIMDVISPCLRRIGDGWHIGRVSTAQEHFASTYLRGSLQGLLNLMGGSLGPTLVVSTLPGEQHEIGSLITALFLRRAGYTVHYLGPNTPLADLKSFAERTGAKAIVLSAAQPVSLESLPHQALRHLAPLVVVGGRAAANDPRSVERLGARYMGNDPRELAELLSAALKEAGLW
- a CDS encoding methyltransferase domain-containing protein gives rise to the protein MNKPIPDQRKPLPLTLAARTNLWPITAYGYEIWRKRALSLLAGRPFPLEEELGLMVRAVQPVAGLTFLDLGTSTGLYARALLEAGAARAYALDLSPTMLKVALQKAGGDAGFVPLLARAEAIPLPDVSVDGVVVGGSWNEFPHPQSVVDEMYRVLKPGGRLWIMFSHRSGSFVQRLLEWSGLRFPDLVDLLTVLRAKGFRVEGWREGSVGFVTGTKVPTRQ
- a CDS encoding phytoene/squalene synthase family protein produces the protein MEPNWQAVSEIIRRHSATFYYGSLLFKGEARKGAWAVYAACRIGDDAVDESTNPLADLNEWWAGIERAYAGMPREDWEVALAWALERWEIPHQAFADMKEGFLADLNPVRLETLDELYAYCYRVAGTVGLMIAPIGGAGEAGRGAAIKLGQAMQLTNCLRDVGEDLALGRVYLPAELMHKHEVSIEDLRQGCISPRYVALMRELAAEARRLYREGLGGLKYLQTGRGAIALAALQYQGILDKLELMGWDNLSRRASLSTYERVMLLPKAIWLRGA
- a CDS encoding NAD(P)/FAD-dependent oxidoreductase, encoding MPDFDVVVVGAGHNALVTAAYLAQAGYRVGVFERRKVPGGAVSTIDHEGFRFDLGGSAHILIRLTPIPDELELYQHGLEYLELDPLFHASDAKESWFVWRDPERTAAELDERYPGQGAAYRRFMRDWMPFGQAVKEAFLASPSPLNLGQKMIWGAGFGRDWQKRLPQILRPYGDVAREYFSEERVRAPLVWMAAQSGPPPSDPLSSPFLLWHPLYHVGGVARPRGGSGGLSQALVRALEAKGGRVHLESPVTQIVLEGSKAVGIRLQDGQSVSARAVVAGAHIQKTLGLLPPDRTPEVARGLRVGNGFGLILRLGLSEKLRYQTHPGDESRIGLGLFITDELQLNRAYGDYLSGEPTRDPPLIAMSFSAVDPTLAPPGGETLWLWAQYYPYRLASGSWETRAQEAREGVIRSFERFDPEIRRKIVAELIQTPLWLENEFAMPSGNVMHLEMTPDQMFMFRPWLGAHEYRFPGVKGLYLTGASTHPGGGIMGASGRNAARVLLRDLSRKRV
- a CDS encoding type II toxin-antitoxin system Phd/YefM family antitoxin, coding for MIKIQNPQEDIVPLTDFRNNLAKIMQRIRERKSPVLLTQSGRAAAVIMSIEAYQELISNYEAARQAVDSLMELAQGEHPAFEGVRPRAKR
- a CDS encoding lycopene cyclase family protein → MSELYDYIIAGAGAAGLSLAYHLIEAGLHEQRILLLDRAPKTANDRTWCFWEVGEGPFERVVFRKWNQIWFHGEGISRRLEIAPYAYKMIRGLDFYAFMNRWVAEQPNITVRYGEISHIVEREGGVEVGLEGQTFRGRWAFSSLYQPPPRNPRYHYLLQHFKGWVVKTPGTVFDTEAATFMDFRVAQQGAVRFAYVLPFDAQTALVEYTLFSPELLAPEAYDAGLREYLEGILGLGSYEILESEFGIIPMTDAPFPRRQSAHIINIGMAGGRTKASTGYTFRRILKESRRIAQALRQTGQPFYPEPAFNRHAFMDSVLLNVLEKERSPGKQVFSDLFRKNPPERVLRFLDEETGLLQDLQIMASVDIPAFVEATLEVIGRRLGRREPGRVAPRRG
- a CDS encoding carotenoid biosynthesis protein; the encoded protein is MDILLLTLGMLLLAWGGLAWLRPQGSIAGPAWLRWLGGLGGMGLALLGAVLLVLGWNGLLGAALAVWGCGLAVLAVWGGDLLWALRRTLAVVAGGALLMGGGLSWLAGGRVELGVWALLSATVAAQALWLLRQPEALARLRWLQTHLKPWMVLLALAVLVRIPVPLWLEGFALISLVQMSLISLAALWWGFTQIGARIGLLFGLAFALGLGVELLGSKTGLPFGLYTYQGAPPPTVLGVPLIVPLGWFSLVLSAHGLAGGRPWLTGLLVVAWDLGLEALMPAKGYWTWQDPHPLWYGAPLQNYLAWFAVGFVISWMYGRLGPGLHRNRSFGWAYRLEALFIPVGLALFGLWPAALVCGLAMNLLAWSEYLRGWAGERFGRIADSR
- a CDS encoding lysophospholipid acyltransferase family protein; its protein translation is MRPWERLLAAFFRVLFGRSVRRGLRGVWVRGALPEGAFVLASNHHSWWDSYLLPVLFWNARRPFKIVVGERRLREFAFFRHLDTVSAARPREGLRALAHGEVLIVFPEGELRPPGALGELNKGVVWFAERAGVPVVPVASRVALRGHEFAEAYLVFGEPLGPDLNRLRLQLEQMLTELDHQIRTAPAEEPLPGFERRIAGRQSTHERMAGWGAALGKLTGGR
- a CDS encoding glycosyltransferase family 2 protein translates to MPALLDYVLYTVLAWLGLKLGILLLNLGFFPVLRREKLRGPRPTVSLLVPARNEAHNLRETLPGMLLQGVQEILVLDDHSTDGTAQVVEAFSRQDARVRLLPGLPKPEGWMGKTWACFQLAQAAQGEVLLFSDADVYWRKHGVRAVLARMERERAGLVSVYPRQITPSLAERVLLPLIDDVLLCYLPYPLIATPFPSAAAANGQVMAFTRQAYLSAGGHAAVRGEVLEDVRLAQKTKAAGERLAVALGGGLVAVRMYRSFAEIIEGLGKNLIEFHGKSRVLLALSYLGHLTAYTLCWPLALLEPGWLWVGGLGLLERLLLGLKTGREGWEWVLVPLAPLFSTPIYLRSGQKRYTWKGREYTR